One Branchiostoma lanceolatum isolate klBraLanc5 chromosome 18, klBraLanc5.hap2, whole genome shotgun sequence DNA window includes the following coding sequences:
- the LOC136423741 gene encoding steryl-sulfatase-like isoform X1 translates to MYYTNTRTHAFIMARLVWFAFLSAILTLSRGNDRPNFVFFVADDLGIGDVGCFGNDTIRTPNIDNIAVKGAKLTQHLAAAAVCTPSRAAFLTGRYPIRYGMVGMDQPATCIHMSEPSGLPRSEVTFPQLAKDHGYRTALLGKWHLGLNCAWAGDHCHHPSKFGFDYFYGLPVSNALDCDPDAKETIGQRVAQILSQRLRLVEISTSIFVVILALKYLKYIQWKTVILFSVFASSLLAYPHLRQIGGRRLNCVMMRDDDIIEMPFNISTITPRMTLEAIKYLEESKTANEPFLLEVSYWNVHTALLPYKEFRGKSRHGPYGDSVEEMDWSIGVVMATLERLGLTDNTFVYFTSDNGGHIETGDEGGSNGIYKGGKGQGGSEGGIRMPTIVQWPRKIKPGTVVTETTSQMDIFPTVADILKAPLPQDRVMDGRNILPLLGGAKQPSPHDFMFHYCGEYLHAVRYRPRDGNVTWKAHFVSYNWDPGTTGCSTLFLCRCAGQEVTHNDPPLLYDVTNDPVEDRPISASSDPTYSVVIEAIKRAVGDHVDSLTDVEKQFGLSNFFSRPWLQECCNFPFCDCQENVDLSSLQIGG, encoded by the exons ATGTACTAtacaaacacacgtacacatgcATTCATCATGGCGCGTCTTGTATGGTTCGCTTTCCTGTCCGCCATTTTAACACTATCCCGAGGAAACGATCGGCCCAACTTCGTATTCTTCGTGGCCGACGATTTGGGAATCGGCGATGTCGGCTGCTTCGGAAACGACACTATCCG AACTCCGAATATTGACAATATAGCTGTTAAGGGAGCCAAGTTGACCCAACACCTGGCTGCCGCTGCCGTCTGTACCCCCAGCAGAGCAGCATTCCTTACCGGACGATATCCGATCAGATATG GAATGGTTGGAATGGACCAACCCGCGACTTGCATCCATATGTCCGAACCAAGCGGGTTACCGAGGTCGGAGGTCACTTTTCCCCAGCTGGCAAAGGATCATGGGTACCGAACAGCATTGCTTG GAAAATGGCATCTTGGTCTGAACTGCGCATGGGCAGGGGACCACTGCCACCATCCCAGTAAGTTcggttttgattatttttacGGACTCCCCGTTAGCAACGCCCTGGACTGTGACCCGGATGCGAAGGAAACGATTGGGCAGCGCGTCGCTCAGATACTCTCTCAACGTCTACGATTGGTGGAGATATCGACGTCCATTTTTGTTGTCATCTTGGCGCTCAAGTACTTGAAGTACATTCAATGGAAAACAGTGATTCTGTTCTCCGTATTTGCTTCGTCACTTCTGGCATATCCACATCTAAGACAGATCGGTGGAAGACGTTTAAACTGTGTGATGATGAGGGATGATGACATCATAGAAATGCCGTTCAACATCTCCACCATCACGCCCAGGATGACACTGGAGGCCATCAAGTACCTCGAAGAAAGCAAAACCGCAAACGAGCCCTTCTTGTTGGAAGTCTCCTACTGGAACGTGCACACAGCCCTCCTTCCTTATAAGGAGTTCCGCGGGAAAAGCCGACACGGTCCCTATGGCGACAGTGTGGAGGAGATGGACTGGAGCATCggggttgtcatggcaaccttAGAACGACTGGGCTTGACGGACAACACCTTTGTGTACTTCACGTCTGACAACGGCGGCCATATTGAAACTGGCGATGAAGGAGGGTCAAATGGCATATATAAGG GAGGCAAAGGCCAGGGAGGCTCTGAAGGGGGAATCCGTATGCCTACAATTGTGCAGTGGCCGAG GAAAATCAAGCCCGGTACTGTAGTTACGGAGACCACTAGCCAGATGGACATTTTCCCCACGGTAGCAGACATCCTCAAGGCCCCGCTTCCACAGGACAGGGTGATGGACGGGCGGAACATCCTGCCGTTGCTAGGCGGGGCCAAGCAACCGTCTCCACACGACTTCATGTTCCACTACTGTGGGGAATACTTGCACGCCGTTAGGTACAGGCCCAGGGAcg gaaaTGTGACGTGGAAAGCACACTTTGTTTCCTACAACTGGGATCCCGGTACCACTGGCTGCTCCACACTGTTCCTCTGCCGGTGCGCAGGTCAGGAGGTCACCCACAACGATCCGCCATTGCTGTATGACGTCACTAACGATCCCGTTGAAGATCGACCAATCAGCGCCAGCTCAGACCCTACATACTCAGTAGTTATTGAAGCCATCAAAAGGGCTGTGGGAGACCATGTAGATTCTCTGACTGATGTTGAAAAACAGTTTGGGCTGTCGAATTTCTTTTCTCGCCCATGGTTACAGGAATGTTGTAACTTTCCTTTCTGCGACTGTCAGGAGAATGTCGACTTGTCTTCTCTACAAATTGGTGGCTAA
- the LOC136424310 gene encoding steryl-sulfatase-like, with protein MDYTNTRTHVFIMARLVWFAFLSAILTLSRGNDRPNFVFFVADDLGIGDVGCFGNDTIRTPNIDSVAAKGAKLTQHLAAAAVCTPSRAAFLTGRYPIRYGMVGMDNPMTCIHMSEPSGLPRSEVTFPQLAKDHGYRTALLGKWHLGLNCAWAGDHCHHPSKFGFDYFYGLPVSNGLDCDPDAKETMGQRFAQILSRRLRLVEISTSIFVVILALKYFKYIQWKTVILFSVFGSSLLAYPHLRQIGGRRLNCVMMRDDDIIEMPFNISTITPRMTLEAIKYLEESKTANEPFLLEVSFWNPHTALLPYKEFRGKSRHGPYGDSVEEMDWSIGVVMATLERLGLTDNTFVYFTSDNGGHIETGEHGGSNGIHKGGKGQGGSEGGIRMPTIVQWPRKIKPGTVVTEATSQMDIFPTVADILKAPLPQDRVMDGRNILPLLGGSKQPSPHDFLFHYCGEYLHAVRYRPRDGNVTWKAHFVSYNWDPGTTGCSTLFVCRCAGQEVTHNDPPLLYDVTNDPVEDRPISANSDPRYPVVIDAIKRAVEAHVESLTEVEKQFRLSNVFSRPWLQECCNFPFCDCQENVDLSSLQIGG; from the exons ATGGACTAtacaaacacacgtacacatgtaTTCATCATGGCGCGTCTTGTATGGTTCGCTTTCCTGTCCGCCATTTTAACACTATCCCGAGGAAACGATCGGCCCAACTTCGTCTTCTTCGTGGCCGACGATTTGGGAATCGGCGATGTCGGCTGCTTCGGAAACGACACTATCCG AACTCCGAATATTGACAGTGTAGCTGCTAAGGGAGCCAAGTTGACCCAACACCTGGCTGCCGCTGCCGTCTGTACCCCCAGCAGAGCAGCATTCCTTACCGGACGATATCCGATCAGATATG GTATGGTTGGAATGGACAACCCCATGACTTGCAT ccatatgtCCGAACCAAGCGGGTTACCGAGGTCGGAGGTCACTTTTCCCCAGCTGGCAAAGGATCATGGGTACCGAACAGCATTGCTAG GAAAATGGCATCTTGGTCTGAACTGCGCATGGGCAGGGGACCACTGCCACCATCCCAGTAAGTTcggttttgattatttttacGGACTCCCCGTTAGCAACGGCCTGGACTGTGACCCGGATGCGAAGGAAACAATGGGGCAGCGCTTCGCTCAGATACTCTCTCGACGTCTACGATTGGTGGAGATATCGACGTCTATTTTTGTTGTCATCTTGGCGCTTAAGTACTTCAAGTACATTCAATGGAAAACAGTGATTCTGTTCTCCGTATTTGGTTCGTCACTTCTGGCATATCCACATCTAAGACAGATCGGTGGAAGACGTTTAAACTGCGTGATGATGAGGGATGATGACATCATAGAAATGCCGTTCAACATCTCCACCATCACGCCCAGGATGACACTGGAGGCCATCAAGTACCTCGAAGAAAGTAAAACCGCAAACGAGCCCTTCTTGTTGGAAGTCTCCTTTTGGAACCCGCATACCGCCCTCCTTCCTTATAAGGAGTTCCGCGGGAAAAGCCGACACGGTCCCTATGGCGACAGTGTAGAGGAGATGGACTGGAGCATAGGGGTTGTCATGGCTACGTTAGAACGACTGGGTCTGACGGACAACACCTTTGTGTACTTCACGTCTGACAACGGCGGCCATATTGAAACTGGGGAACATGGAGGGTCAAACGGCATACATAAGG GAGGCAAAGGCCAGGGAGGCTCTGAAGGGGGAATCCGTATGCCTACAATTGTGCAGTGGCCGAG GAAAATCAAGCCCGGTACTGTAGTCACGGAGGCCACGAGTCAGATGGACATTTTCCCCACGGTAGCAGACATCCTCAAGGCCCCGCTTCCACAGGACAGGGTGATGGACGGGCGGAACATCCTGCCGTTGCTAGGAGGGTCCAAGCAACCGTCTCCACACGACTTCCTGTTTCACTATTGTGGGGAATACTTACACGCCGTTAGGTACAGGCCCAGGGACG gaaaTGTGACGTGGAAAGCCCACTTTGTTTCCTACAACTGGGATCCCGGGACCACAGGTTGCTCCACACTGTTCGTCTGCCGGTGCGCAGGTCAGGAGGTCACCCACAACGATCCGCCATTGCTGTATGACGTCACTAACGATCCCGTTGAAGATCGACCAATCAGCGCCAACTCTGACCCTAGATACCCAGTAGTTATTGACGCCATCAAAAGGGCTGTGGAAGCGCATGTTGAGTCTCTGACTGAAGTAGAAAAACAGTTCAGGCTGTCGAATGTCTTTTCTCGGCCATGGTTACAGGAATGTTGTAACTTTCCGTTCTGCGACTGTCAGGAGAATGTCGATTTGTCTTCTCTACAAATTGGTGGCTAA
- the LOC136423741 gene encoding arylsulfatase D-like isoform X2 yields the protein MVGMDQPATCIHMSEPSGLPRSEVTFPQLAKDHGYRTALLGKWHLGLNCAWAGDHCHHPSKFGFDYFYGLPVSNALDCDPDAKETIGQRVAQILSQRLRLVEISTSIFVVILALKYLKYIQWKTVILFSVFASSLLAYPHLRQIGGRRLNCVMMRDDDIIEMPFNISTITPRMTLEAIKYLEESKTANEPFLLEVSYWNVHTALLPYKEFRGKSRHGPYGDSVEEMDWSIGVVMATLERLGLTDNTFVYFTSDNGGHIETGDEGGSNGIYKGGKGQGGSEGGIRMPTIVQWPRKIKPGTVVTETTSQMDIFPTVADILKAPLPQDRVMDGRNILPLLGGAKQPSPHDFMFHYCGEYLHAVRYRPRDGNVTWKAHFVSYNWDPGTTGCSTLFLCRCAGQEVTHNDPPLLYDVTNDPVEDRPISASSDPTYSVVIEAIKRAVGDHVDSLTDVEKQFGLSNFFSRPWLQECCNFPFCDCQENVDLSSLQIGG from the exons ATGGTTGGAATGGACCAACCCGCGACTTGCATCCATATGTCCGAACCAAGCGGGTTACCGAGGTCGGAGGTCACTTTTCCCCAGCTGGCAAAGGATCATGGGTACCGAACAGCATTGCTTG GAAAATGGCATCTTGGTCTGAACTGCGCATGGGCAGGGGACCACTGCCACCATCCCAGTAAGTTcggttttgattatttttacGGACTCCCCGTTAGCAACGCCCTGGACTGTGACCCGGATGCGAAGGAAACGATTGGGCAGCGCGTCGCTCAGATACTCTCTCAACGTCTACGATTGGTGGAGATATCGACGTCCATTTTTGTTGTCATCTTGGCGCTCAAGTACTTGAAGTACATTCAATGGAAAACAGTGATTCTGTTCTCCGTATTTGCTTCGTCACTTCTGGCATATCCACATCTAAGACAGATCGGTGGAAGACGTTTAAACTGTGTGATGATGAGGGATGATGACATCATAGAAATGCCGTTCAACATCTCCACCATCACGCCCAGGATGACACTGGAGGCCATCAAGTACCTCGAAGAAAGCAAAACCGCAAACGAGCCCTTCTTGTTGGAAGTCTCCTACTGGAACGTGCACACAGCCCTCCTTCCTTATAAGGAGTTCCGCGGGAAAAGCCGACACGGTCCCTATGGCGACAGTGTGGAGGAGATGGACTGGAGCATCggggttgtcatggcaaccttAGAACGACTGGGCTTGACGGACAACACCTTTGTGTACTTCACGTCTGACAACGGCGGCCATATTGAAACTGGCGATGAAGGAGGGTCAAATGGCATATATAAGG GAGGCAAAGGCCAGGGAGGCTCTGAAGGGGGAATCCGTATGCCTACAATTGTGCAGTGGCCGAG GAAAATCAAGCCCGGTACTGTAGTTACGGAGACCACTAGCCAGATGGACATTTTCCCCACGGTAGCAGACATCCTCAAGGCCCCGCTTCCACAGGACAGGGTGATGGACGGGCGGAACATCCTGCCGTTGCTAGGCGGGGCCAAGCAACCGTCTCCACACGACTTCATGTTCCACTACTGTGGGGAATACTTGCACGCCGTTAGGTACAGGCCCAGGGAcg gaaaTGTGACGTGGAAAGCACACTTTGTTTCCTACAACTGGGATCCCGGTACCACTGGCTGCTCCACACTGTTCCTCTGCCGGTGCGCAGGTCAGGAGGTCACCCACAACGATCCGCCATTGCTGTATGACGTCACTAACGATCCCGTTGAAGATCGACCAATCAGCGCCAGCTCAGACCCTACATACTCAGTAGTTATTGAAGCCATCAAAAGGGCTGTGGGAGACCATGTAGATTCTCTGACTGATGTTGAAAAACAGTTTGGGCTGTCGAATTTCTTTTCTCGCCCATGGTTACAGGAATGTTGTAACTTTCCTTTCTGCGACTGTCAGGAGAATGTCGACTTGTCTTCTCTACAAATTGGTGGCTAA